In Anomaloglossus baeobatrachus isolate aAnoBae1 chromosome 3, aAnoBae1.hap1, whole genome shotgun sequence, one genomic interval encodes:
- the LOC142296308 gene encoding uncharacterized protein LOC142296308 encodes MAPRVDTGRIIAVVEGHPDLWDTRTNGYRDRTIVERTWKSVAAELYPNNGWDRCSPGKRARFVELVRRRWRSARDQYRREFNPIPSTSANTRKRRYVYFEQLEFLRPIMEVTQTDDNLDDSDENPSAAQSAPATSASEVEQTNTNNPESQNSGNQNTENISSEAGPQSTTNQATNTPQDTTTNIPPSSIQISGSRIQTSTYRARRLRRPKDFRSLPEIIDTRVMSIMNSLLPENDTERFCRSLAPYLSKVHSDNQERLRAAILTLISACQTNPLPNHVLLAIEQWRTNYNSHIPDVSAQLIPQTQSNQPTTSLISNFGNQAAQNTEVQNIINRPIPSISTLMSGQSSNMLTQLTQPTNPIVPINYLQHPLQTQNYRNTTNIQPTQIQSQIPSYQQSLFFGQTPTHSFIQGQQFPSNISYTQQPHIQNPIMFSQNLAQPMYASSSHMLPTSSSQDSNVATCVNKTQTSTYVSQTISDPENNIPSTQQSVATLEDLIE; translated from the exons ATGGCTCCACGCGTGGATACTGGACGCATAATTGCGGTAGTTGAGGGTCACCCTGATTTATGGGATACACGCACAAATGGGTATCGTGACCGAACAATTGTAGAGCGAACCTGGAAGTCGGTTGCAGCTGAGCTTTATCCAAACAATGGATGGGACCGTTGCTCACCTGGTAAAAGAGCtagatttg TGGAATTAGTGCGAAGGAGATGGAGATCTGCCCGGGACCAGTACAGACGGGAATTTAATCCCATTCCCTCAACTTCCGCCAACACACGCAAGAGAAGATATGTTTATTTTGAACAGTTAGAGTTTCTGCGACCGATAATGGAGGTCACGCA aaCTGATGACAATTTGGACGACTCCGACGAAAACCCATCCGCCGCACAGTCGGCACCAGCAACTTCGGCTTCAGAGGTGGAACAGACAAATACAAACAACCCAGAAAGCCAAAACTCGGGAAATCAAAATACAGAAAATATCTCAAGTGAGGCAGGACCCCAGAGCACCACAAATCAGGCAACAAACACACCACAAGACACTACAACAAATATACCTCCATCCTCTATTCAAATTTCAGGGTCACGCATACAAACATCAACATATCGTGCTAGAAGACTTAGACGACCAAAGGATTTCCGATCCCTCCCAGAAATTATAGACACCAGAGTCATGTCAATAATGAACTCGCTTTTGCCAGAAAACGATACCGAGAGATTTTGTCGCTCCTTAGCACCATATTTGTCCAAAGTACACTCGGACAACCAGGAACGCTTAAGGGCTGCCATATTAACCTTAATATCGGCATGCCAAACCAATCCCCTACCAAATCATGTCCTATTAGCCATCGAGCAATGGCGCACTAATTATAATTCACATATCCCTGATGTTTCTGCTCAACTAATACCACAAACTCAATCCAACCAGCCAACTACTTCACTTATAAGCAACTTTGGCAACCAAGCAGCCCAAAATACCGAAGTACAAAACATCATTAATAGACCCATACCATCTATTTCTACTCTAATGTCTGGCCAAAGTAGCAATATGTTGACACAATTGACTCAACCTACTAATCCAATTGTTCCCATAAATTACCTACAACAtcctttacaaacacaaaattacaGAAATACTACTAACATTCAACCAACACAAATCCAAAGTCAAATTCCATCATACCAACAGTCATTGTTTTTTGGACAAACTCCAACACACTCATTCATACAGGGTCAACAATTTCCATCAAATATATCTTACACACAACAACCACACATTCAAAACCCAATAATGTTTTCACAAAATCTGGCCCAACCAATGTATGCGTCATCGTCACAcatgctaccaacatcatcttctcAGGATTCAAATGTTGCCACATGCGTGAATAAGACGCAAACATCAACCTATGTTTCACAAACAATCTCTGACCCCGAAAATAATATCCCTTCAACACAACAGTCAGTTGCTACTCTAGAAGATTTAATTGAGTAG